A single genomic interval of Nitrososphaerota archaeon harbors:
- a CDS encoding aminopeptidase: protein MTSPITAFKEAMICITHGYRVQPGEVVTVLMDADHRLEAEALAAAASAAGGDVILLDISSQVTKGLLAPGIPEPPKSVFGAVTSSDVVIIKTNIDYAHRFAHTKAVRTAVDNQAKIASVEEGLGTWGLTVDDILLVQKRTEALVKAFEGADVVKITTTKGTNLTLSIKGRPPLLVTPIREKGVMMGPMPLWGEIAFAAVEDSADGVYVADGVMNIVAPFGLKEPITVYVKKGRAIDFRGGAEAAHLKQIIESSDENANVVAEFSIGTGHLEKLGTLSEKGMLGTIHLALGDNHSAYPGGKNVSKSHIDATIRAPTIEVDGRLIIKDGKVVIPY from the coding sequence TCTCCAATCACAGCGTTTAAAGAAGCGATGATCTGCATCACACACGGATACCGAGTTCAGCCTGGTGAAGTTGTTACGGTTCTTATGGATGCAGATCATCGACTCGAAGCAGAAGCCTTAGCCGCTGCTGCAAGCGCAGCCGGAGGAGACGTTATACTCCTTGACATTTCTTCTCAAGTTACTAAAGGTCTCCTTGCGCCGGGTATACCTGAGCCTCCTAAGAGCGTTTTCGGTGCGGTTACATCTTCTGATGTTGTGATTATCAAGACGAATATAGATTACGCACATAGGTTTGCTCATACCAAGGCTGTTAGGACTGCAGTAGATAATCAAGCTAAGATTGCTTCGGTAGAAGAAGGTTTAGGGACGTGGGGGCTAACGGTAGACGATATCTTACTTGTGCAGAAGAGAACCGAAGCTCTTGTTAAAGCATTCGAGGGTGCCGATGTCGTCAAGATCACAACCACAAAAGGTACAAATCTAACGCTTTCTATAAAGGGTAGACCTCCTCTACTAGTAACACCGATAAGAGAGAAGGGTGTTATGATGGGTCCCATGCCCCTATGGGGCGAAATCGCCTTCGCAGCTGTTGAAGACTCTGCAGATGGTGTGTATGTTGCAGACGGTGTAATGAACATTGTAGCACCTTTTGGATTAAAGGAGCCCATCACGGTATATGTAAAAAAGGGGCGAGCAATAGACTTTAGAGGAGGAGCCGAGGCTGCACACCTAAAGCAGATTATTGAGAGCTCTGATGAGAACGCAAATGTGGTTGCGGAGTTTTCCATCGGAACCGGACACCTTGAGAAACTGGGTACGTTATCAGAAAAAGGTATGTTAGGTACTATACACCTTGCTCTAGGAGATAACCATAGCGCCTACCCGGGGGGTAAGAACGTAAGTAAATCACATATCGACGCAACTATACGAGCACCTACAATTGAAGTCGATGGCAGACTAATTATAAAAGATGGAAAAGTTGTGATACCTTATTAG